The nucleotide sequence TGAACCTGCACCAAAACCTCCAATTAAAAATACAGTAACATTTTTATTTTGCTGAGTAGTATAATTGAAAAATATTAGACCTTGATCATAGGTTGGTATAACTGAAGACATGCCTGAAGATATGGGTACAACTAATTCTAAGGATTGCTGATAATAATTTGGTGACCAACCAGACGGAGACGTTATTATGGGAATGTTATTATAATATAATCCGATAATTGACCCAAGTCCATAATAGTCTAATGATCCCATCTGCCTATCTCCGTCTAGGTAATTGAATATATTAGCTGAAGGCATCTTTGTTAACGAAACAGCCAATTGATAGTTATATATTGAATTTATTGATGTCGTAAAATTAATGTAAAGATTGTGGGTGAGTGGAAAACTTGTTAACCCGTTTGCAGACTCTAACAGTAAATAATTACCTGAGTAGGCGTTTACTGGTAAGCTATAAGTCGATGTGGAGTTTCTTAAGTATAGAGAAGCTCCTTGCAAATTAGAGTTGCCATTAACATAAGATTTTGTGGAAAGACTGAAATTAAGAATAGGAGTGTTCAACAGATTATAACTGTTTTGTGTAGATTGAACTGTGATTGCTGGCACATTTTCACTGTAAACTCCGTTATTAACTGTTGGTGTGATTAAAGAAGAATAATCTGGCAAACAAGAGTTTACCAAATTTTTCAGAGACACGAGAACAAAGGGTGTAAAAATTAGCTGAGCCTGAAAGAAGTAGTACACAGATGCTGACGTTATAACGAGAGCTACAAATAATAGAGGCAACAAGAAGTAACGCCTCAAGGGGGTACACCCCTAACTAGACTATCAGTCCCATAAGAATAGTACATGGTCAAGGAAAAACTGGATATCTGATAGGAGCCAGTGAAGTAAACTACAAAACTAACGTTATAAACCTGGTTCTGATAAACCTTTAATGGGGACTGGGAGAGAGGATAAATAGTATATGTCAAGGTTTTGGTTGAGTTTTTCAATATCATATTTACCTTATATACCATGTTCTGAGAAGCAATTGTCACGTTAGATATGTAAAAGTATCCATTGGAGTTTACTAATATCTTAAGTACATTCAGAAAATAAGCTTGAGTAGAATTAGTTATATAGAAATATAATGAGACCTTACCTTGAGAAATCTGAGAATAAGCAAACTGGCTTACACTTAAGCCCAAAATCACTATCGGCGAATTACGGTATGATATTGTATTTGTAGACGTATAAAAAAGCACGTAATCAGATAAGGTAGTCAGAACAAATGAGGACGCAAGCACAAGGACTAATATTAAAAAAACTTTTTTTAGTTTATCCAAAACCCCTGCCACCTTGTCCTTTTTATGGTGAGGGTAGAGGTATAGGTGGTGGAGATGCTGTCATTGGCGAAAATCCGAAGTTGACTGTTATTGTAGCTAGATCATTAGAGGGAGTCTTTGGCAGGGTTCCCTGATATGGAACTATTAGTAGGCTCACGATGTAACTCCCAGAATTAATTTGTAATGGGGTGCTAGGTAGGGTACTGTTAACTACACCATTCACGATTAATTTATATTTGTAGACAATTTGCCCTTGTTGATTCATTATATATAGTGTGGCATTCTGAATAGGATTATTAGTTGCTGTATACGAATATGCTACTTTTGCTAGATATATATAGCCTGTCTTGCTAACCGCTAATCCCATAAAGTTGAAGTAGTAATTGTACGTTGCATTCGTGATATTTACTTGAGCAGTAAATCCGCTTCCGCCAGAGGAGGGTTGAGCATTAATATAACTTGGAACATTAGAGTTATTTCCAATTTTAGCGTTACCATTTGGCTGTATCGCAAAATACATTGGTGGGGCTACATTACCGACAGTTATTTGCCCTTGGTAGTAGTAAATTACGTCTGCAACTAGCACTGGAACAAAAACAGATACAAGAAATACCGACAACAGAAGAAGTCTCTTCTTATTCATAATGCTCTACTGGACTACCTATTTTTAAATTTGCGTTAAAAAGTTTTTTACCCCTGCTCTGAAGTAACTAAATTAAGTAAGATATTTTACCTTTTATCTTTCTTTCAAATTGTTAATTAAACTTTAAATGAAAATCTATATATTTCGACAGATGAATATTCATATACTTATTCACATAAGCTATCTTTGTGTTTGATTTTAATGAAAGTATAACTTTAACTTTTTCATCTGTTAGTATAAAGAACTGTTACGTCGTTTTACGGAATCAAATTCCCCATTAGGGTCTAACATTGAAGAACATAATAATATTGAGGACTAAATTAAAGAGAATTTAGGTTTGATAATCTATTACCATAGTTAGATTGAACTCCTTTAAAATTTGGTCACCGTTTGGTAGTTCATATTTTAATAAAATAGTTATGCCGGCTGTATATATCTCTCTACTCTCTAAAGATGAAATGTGAAAAGGATTGTAACTTAGTTTTATGGGTATTTTTAGGTAGTTTGCACCCTGTATAAGTGAGATGTTAAGGTACTTTATACTGTTGTTTAATGGAACAGACATAGCGGCTACAACTTCATTATTAGTGTTGTCATTTATGTAGGCATTTTCAACATACTCTAGGGTACCATTCAAAGGCGTTATAATCCTTAAGAAAAAATATACCATAAGTTCCATTAAATGAAACGTTGTAAAGGTTAGCCACTAATATGATCTCTGGCTTTACCAGGTCACTGAAAGAGATATAAAATTTTGTAAAATTATACTCTCCCCCAATAATGCCAGAAATTTGTACATTAGTTGAGTTGACCACATACTCAAATAGATTTGAAGTTATGGGTAACGTTATGTTAAATTCCCTTACAGAATGAGGAGGAACTAACATTCCAGGGGATACAGAATAATTCCCTACTCCAGGAATAAAGACATAACCATTCATAAGAGGAATGTATGTGGAGATGGTGTTGTTCGCAATTAGCGATATTATAGTCTCATTACCGTACATCCCTATACCCATGACCTTTATATAAGGAGGTAAATTGGAAAACGTAACTACCCTTGCTAGTTTTTGCTGATAAAATGTTATAAAAATAGAAGCTACTAGTGTAACAACTAAAATTAATATAAATATCCTGTAATAGATGTTGGTACTTGAAACCATACTAATGTACTAGTTTATCATAAACAACTTTTGAATATTTATGCTTGCATCTAAAATTCAGCTAACTTAAACAACTGACATCGAATAAACTTTAAAAGATCAAGTTGTAAACCACCGCAAGTATTTATCTCTTCTTATTCTTGGTATACGCCCTTAAAATATGGAGGTGGACATAAGATTTTTATTAGTAATTTCATAACTACATTTCAAATGCGGACAGAGTCTATCATATCGTTAATTATAGCTTTAGTCACCCTAGTATGCCTGTTTCTTATACCTGTGATGGGCTTATCGACTTACACTTATAGCATTAAAGTTATGGGATTTTTAATGAGTGTAAGCTTTTACAACGTTAATTATACTATACTAATTCCTTCAATGGTTGCAACAATTGTCTTTGTAGCCCTGTCTGGTATAGTTCCCCTGTTTTGGAAGTCCAGGTATTCACTATACACATCTTTTGCTTTTTCAGTTTTATCCATTTCAATGCTGGTTGTTACTTATATTTGGGTCAGTAGGTACTTCCTTGTTAACAATTACCTGGTTGTACCTACAGAAAATGGAGTATTCTATCAGTTGTCCTCCTATAATTTAACCTTAGGATTCTCATCTTATTTACTCTTTATAAATGCTTACTTTGATGGTATGAACGCAATATCTAGAAGTACATGGTTAGATAGGTTAATAGGTAGAAAAGGAACATACATTGATCTAGTAATCGGCATAGCTAAGACATATAACATCCCATATCAAAAGACTGAGGACGGTGTAATAGTAGGTAATGACATTTTAATTACACAGGGTAACATAAATCATGATAAGTTAGAGTCTAAAGAGATCAAGAAAATGTATATAATCAAGGATTCACATATTTTTCTCATAGATACCAGTAAAGGTGAACATGATCCACAGTTATTTGAGCTGAAAGAGGGAGTGAAAAGAATTTTGTCGGATATTGTGGAAAAAGTAGGGGATAAGATAAACATCATGTATAAGGATGACTATCCTTGAGTGGAAAAATTGATATATAATTTGATTTAACTTTCTACCGTGAAAGCCGTAATTATTGAAAATGGCAGAGCGTCAATAAAGGATATGGATAAACCTTCAATCAAGGAAAAAGGAGATATTATAATAAAGATGAAAGCCTGTGGGCTATGTGGTACTGATATCGAAAAACTTCGCGGACAATACACAGCGTCTCAGCCAATTATAGGTCATGAACCATCAGGGATCATTGAGGAGTCAAGTGTAGATAGTCTAAAACCCGGTCAGAGAGTATTCGCACATCATCACGTTCCTTGTTATGAGTGTTATTATTGCACTCATGGAAGTGCAACCATGTGTCCTCACTATAGAAGGACTAATATTGAGCCCGGAGGTTTTGCAGAATACTTTAGAGTCCCAGCCTGGAATGTGAAAAGGGGAGGTGTACTAGTTCTTCCTGATCATGTTAGTTTTGAGGAAGGAGCCTTCATTGAACCTTTGGCAACTGTTGTAAGAGCACAAAGGAGGGTCAAGTTAAACAGAGGAGATAATGTGTTGGTAGTAGGAGCAGGACCTATGGGATTGCTCCACGTAATGCTAAGTAAGGTAAATGGAGCCTCTAAAACCATAGTAACTGACATAGCAGATTTTAGGGTTGAGTATGCTTATAAAGTAGGGGCTGATTACTCATTTAATTCTAAAAAGATAGACACTATAAATGAGGTTAAGAAACTAACAGACGGTAGAGGAGTGGATATAGCTATTATAGCTTCAGGCGCACCTTCAGCAATCTTATCAGGTCTTCTCTCTGTAAGAAAAGGAGGTCAAGTTCTCCTGTTTGGAGTTCCATTTAAGGGTACTGTCCTGAACTATGATATAAGTGATCTCTTAAACAACGAAATCTCAATAATCTCAAGTAATGCCGCTATTGAAGAAGATACTGTAGATGCGTTGAAAATAATATCTGAGAGAAAAATAGACGTTTCCAAACTAGTAACCCATAAATTTACTATTGACCAGTTCAATGAAGCCGTAAGGGTAGCTGAAGAGGGACAAGCCATAAAGGTAATAATACAAGATTGAAAAAATAGCGAGAAAGAGGATTAGAGTCACTTTAAATAGATTTAGGGCAATTTTCACGTGGTTATCTTCTGGTAAATTCCATCCATTTAAACCCACGTTATAAAATCCAATTTTTTCTAACCGGACGTTTAGTATTGATGAAGCAAATGAGATGGGATATTTAGCATTGGGGCTCTCTATTTTGCTCTCTTTCAGTATCCTTAGAGTGCTTTTTGGTCTTAACCCTAAAAGATATGCTGATAATAACATCAACAAGGCAGTTATTCTGGCTGGGATGTAGTTTAAAATAGTATCTAATTTAGCGGAGAACCATCCCTGTTCCCTGTACTCAGGTGTCTTATATCCGACCATGCTATCCATGGTATTCGCTAACCTTTGTAATAATGCACCTGGATAGCCTAAAACGAGAAACCAAAATATTGGGGATATTATTCCATCTACAGTACTTTCAAATAATGACTCTATTACGGCAGATCTAACGTGACCCTCACTTAACTCATAAACATTTCTCCTGACTAACTGCTGTGAGTATGACCTACTGTAAGTGGTAACAGGTGTGCTCTTCTTGACCAACGAATATAGTAACTTAATGGAAAAGGTGGTCTTTAGAAAAATGACCAGTAGTGGTAGTTCTACATACCAAGGAAAGTATAAAGGTATACAGAGGATGAACAGAATCGGAACGACAGACACTATCCAGAAGAATATTCCATAAAACCTGTTGGAGAAAGGTTTTATTAATCTAGATGATATTTTCCCTACCCATACTACAGGATGTATTATAACTGGAGGTTCCCCTAAGGTAAGGTCAAAGAGTATTGAAAGATAAAGTAATGGTAACAAGTCTTCTCAGCAACTAGTAAGTAAATTGGAAAAGATAAAGTTATAATAGCTCCTACTATATCGCCTGACATCCCGTCAAAAACTAACTTAGCCATTAGGTAGAACACGAGAAGTAGGATAACGTAAGCCAAGATAAGTACAGGTGATGAGAAGAGTATTGCAAATACTTGTACGAGGAGGAATTTAATAGAGAATAGTTTGTCCCTCATTTTATCATGAAACACTTTTCCCAGATAACTACCGGGAATCGGCTTCATTAGACCTAGAAGGGATATTGCGCTTGCCCTCGCTAGAACCTCGGATGGGAGGAAGAACCACAGATTGCTTACATTCAAGTTAAGTGTAGCTATAAGAAATATAGAAAAATAAACTAAAAATAGACCTATAGCCCCCGACCCGGTCTGTAGATCATGAAGAACTTGCGGTCTTCTCTCCTTTCCCACCATCAATGCGTCCCCCATGTCCAATAGACCATCCAAATGGTGAAATCCCCTAATTATCTCCACTGTAGGTATTAGTAGAAGAGCACCTAAGCTACCTATAAGCCTTATACCTAACAAGACAACAAACCAGTCTATTATACCTGTAATTATACCGACCATGAGTGGCGAGATGAAGGAGAACTCTGCTATCTCCTCTAAAGACGCACTCGGAGAAGGTATTATCGTGAAAAATGATAGTTGCCCTAATATTGCCTTTAATATCCTCCCCATAGGAATTAGTTATAATGGCAGTTATAATAGCTTCCACAATGAGTGACTCAGGAAAATCCACAATTGTGACGGGCTTAAGCAAACTATTTCATGTTAAACCTTTTAAAGCCCAAAACATGTCCCTGAATAGTTATGCAACATTAGATTATGGGGAGATAGCTTTTATTCAGGCTTATCAATCTATTGGCGCAGGTTTTTCCCCTGAGAGATATATGAACCCGTTATTACTTAAACCATCAGGTAACGGATTGTTAGAGGTCATCTTTTTTGGTGAATCGAAGGGTCTATTTAGACCTCAAGACTACTATTCAACACTCAATTATTTTTGGACTGAAATAGAGAAAAATTTCTCTAATGAATTTATTGTAGAATCTGCTGGTGGTATAGAGCCAAATTTTTTAGATAAAGATTTAGCATTAAAAGTCTCTGCTAATTTTAACGTTCCAATTATTTTAGTTCTCGATATAGATAGGGGCGGAGCTTTCACATCAGCATTGGGATCTTATTTATCCTTGCCTGTTTCTTTGAGGGAAAAATTAAGGGGTTTTATAATAAATAAGTTTAGGGGAGATGAAAAGTTCCTGGAACCAGGGATAAAGTGGGTTGAGGAGAGAACAAATATGAAATACTTAGGCAGCTTACCGTATTTCGAGGAACCATTAATAATGCCAGAGGACTCCATGAACCTCAATGAGGTAGGAAACGGAGAAATGGAGGTTAGTATAATAGCTTATCCGCAGATGAGCAATTTCAATGAGTTCTATGCCCTAAATAACTCTAATGCTCACCTTAAATTTGTAAAGAAACCTACGCAAATAACTGATTCAGACCTAGTGATCTTACCAGGTAGCAAAAATACAATAAAGAGTTTAGAGTGGCTTAAGAGCAGAGGCTTTACTGATTTCCTAAAGAGGAAACCCGTTCTCGGTATATGTGGGGGATTTCAGATCATGGGGAGTAAAATGATTGATAATAGTGGAGGACTAGAACTTGGAGATGTTAATCAGGTGGATGGACTAGGATTATTCGGAATTAACACTGTGTACGAGAAGGAAAAAGTCGTGAGTTTATCATCAGCCCAGTTAGGAATAGAGGGGTATGAAATAAGGAGAGGAAGAATAGAATACATCAATGAAGAGCCTCTAACCTACATCACGAGAAGAGGGAAAATGACGGTTTATGTGCCAGATGGAGTACTTAAAGGAGATAAGTTAGGTCTAAGTATTCATGGCTCCATGTTCTCCCCAGGAGGAAAGAAGGTTCTTAGCGAGGTATTTGGTCTTAAAATATATGCTGAGGATTTGGAAACTGAAATAAAAAAGCAGGTAGATAATCTCTCACGCGTCTTAAAGCAACACGTAGATGTAGATAAAATTTATGAGCTATACATTTAAGCTAGTCTTGTAATTTTTACACATGGAGTTCGATCCGAAAAATTTCATTGATGAAGTAAAGCCACAATTAGAAAAGATATTAGACGGAAAGGCAATTGCTGCAGTTAGCGGAGGAGTAGATAGCACAACAGCTGCCACACTTACCTACAAATTAATGGGAGATAAGGTAATACCTATAATAATCGATACTGGATTTTTGAGAGAAGGAGAGGTTGAAAAAGTGAAAAATATGGTGAAAAACGTCTTACCTTTACAAGTTGTTGACGCAAAGGAAAAATTTCTTAGGGCATTAGAAGGATTATCTGATGCTGAGGAAAAACGAAAAACTTTCCGAAAGATATTTTATGATATATTGTCTGAGCTGGTTAGAAAATATAACGCAAAATACCTTATACAAGGTACCATAGCAGCAGATTGGGTAGAGACGCAGGGAGGGATAAAAACACAACATAACGTCTTAGTACAATTGGGTATCGACACGGAGAGAGAATGGGGGTTTAAAGTTGTTGAGCCTTTAGCTGACCTTTACAAGAATGAGGTGAGAAAATTGGGTGAATACCTTGGATTACCAAAGGAGATATACAATAGGCAACCGTTCCCTGGACCAGGGCTTTTGGTAAGAACCGTGGGTAAACTTACGATTGAAAAACTAGAGCTGGTTAGAAAGGCTACAACAGTAGTAGAGAAATATTTAGATGGCATGGGTATATCACAGTATTTTGCGTTTATTTTTGAGGCTCAAAGTGAAAAACATGATGAACTTAGTAAAAGAGTTGGGAGCAATGTCTTCACATATAAGAAGATCAAAGCCACAGGTGTAAAAGGAGATGTAAGAGCTTATGGTAGGGTGGCTAAAATAGAAACTAATGAGGAAGACTATGAGAAACTGAGAGAATTAATGGAAATGGTTACGAGTAGTGACGTCACCCATGTTGTTATACCAGTCGCTAGAAGAGAAGATGGTGAATATACAGTAGGAATAAGAGCTGTCTCTACGGAAGATTTTATGACAGCTGAAATAACTAAACTTGATAGAGGGATTCTCAGCAAAATAGGGAATGAAATACTCAATATATCTAAAAAAATACATGAGGTTGTTTATGATATTACTACTAAGCCACCGGCGACCATTGAGCTTGAGTAAATTTGTCCAATAATTTAATTCTTTTTGCTGGATGTGGATGGTCACTGAAAAGGTCTGATAATATTCCTACTTTTTGTGTTCTCCAATAATTAACAAGTTCCTGTGCTTTATATGATGGAATTTCCTCATTACTCACATCTGTTCCAGAGAACAGCAGCATCTTTGCTACACCTCCACTTTTCTGCTTTACCCTATCAACTATTCCTGGGTCTGTGTAAATCACTATCTTGGCTAAGGCAGTCTGTAGGTTGCTAGCACCATTGGGAATTGTAAGTGCTGAATTAACATCAGCGTATGCTTCTCTCATCCTATTTAGGAATAACACGAAAATGTTGAATACGAAACTGACCGCAATTAATACTATGCCTATGAGAAACAGTAAACCAGAGTTACTATTTCTTCCGCCGCCTCCACCTCCAAGTAATCCTCCCCACCATAATGAGTAGCCTAACCAATACATTAAGGTCGGAATTAAACTTACAGCTAGTAATATCTCAGTGTCCCTATGTCTTAAATGACCTATTTCGTGTCCTATTACCGCTTTAATCTCGTCCTTATTGAGTATGTTTATAAGAGGAGTCGTTATTGCCATATTCTTTCCAAATAAAGGACTACTAAATGCAAATGCATTAGGGAAATTTACAGGTGCAACATAAACCTTAGGCATACTCATATTGTTATAGGTTGCTACTTCCTGAACTAAGTTATATACCCAACCATAAGTTGGGTCGTCAGCCTTCACTTCAATTAGCCTATACGCAGCTTTTATCATAAGAGGACCCAATAACCATTGTATGATTGTAAAAAATGTCACAAAGGCTAAAGCACCTGTAACGATAATCGATGTGTAAGCGAACCCAAACAAGTACCCAAGTAATCCATAAGCTACTAGAAATCCCAGAATAATGACAGATATTGCAGATAAAACCATTCCTAATCTAAATTTAAGGAGACTTACCGCCATTTGTATAAAAAATCCCTATTTAACCTAATAAAGTTTTTAGTAACTTTAAGAGAATAAGGATATGGATGAGAGCTTGAGTGAACAGGATATTGTAAAAGAGTATATGAGGTCGCCAGTGATTTCAGTAGATAAGAAGACGAAAATTAGTGAAATAGCCAAAATAATGACAGAGAAAAATATTGGTTCAGTGATAGTTACAGAAAATAATAAGCCAATTGGCATAATCACTGAGAGAGACATAGTGAGAGCTATAGGTAAAGGTAAGAACCTGGAAAGCACTGCAGAGGAAATTATGACAGTTTCATTAATAACCATAAGAGAGGATTCACCGATAGCAGGAGCATTATCCCTAATGAGGCAGTTTAACATAAGACACTTACCTGTAATTAACGATAAGAGGGAATTAGTTGGGATTCTCTCCATTAGAGATGTAGCTAGAGCTATAGATAACTTACTTGAAGGTGATTAGATTTTCATGAGAATCAAAGTGCCAAAAGAATGGTATGAAATTTTAAACCAAATCGCAAGGAAAAAACACATAACTCTTTCTAACTTAATTGCTGAAATAAGTAAATCCACAGAATGCCTGGGTTTACCATATATCTCCTCAACACAGTACAAGCAGATAAATGTAAGTATAGAGGACAAACAGATAGAATGGAAAATAGAAAAATTCTTATTCTGTAACTAACTTCGACTATAAGTTAGCAATAAGTGACTTTAGAGACTTATCTTTACAACGATTAAAAATAAAGTTCGGGATAAGAAACGGAAAAACGTGGAAAAGAAAAAGGTAGAGGAGAAGAAAATAAGACCAATTTACGTTGGTTTATTCAATTTCGGTACGAGAATAGTTAGTGCTCCCATTTCTTTTGTATTCACTTACCTGGTAGCCCATTACCTCAGTAATTTGCAGAACGGGCAAATAATATTTGCTACATGGCAGTCTATGTTCGTACTAATAATGGGTTACTTTACCTTACCTGCAGATATTTTCTCGTTAGTGACATCAAGGTTCTCTGTTGAAAACAGACCTGTGGGTGGAATATTATTATTAAATTTGATAACAGGTGCAATTTCCTCCCTAATATATGTAGTATTAACCCCTTATCTCATGTCAACTATAGGATATTTTAATACTTACGCGTTCTATTCAGGAATAATAGTTATATTGACATTCTACGTACTTCGTATAACTACTGCAATAACTAGAGGATTATCGCCAAGGATGATCGGAATCTCAGGCGTGATCTTTCAGATATCTAGATTAGTAATCGTTCTGGTATTATTTTACGTTTTTAAATTAAATATACTGGCTGTATCCCTAGCTTACGGTATAGGCTATTTAGCTCAAACTCTGGTATATTCAAATTTTATAAAATCTAACCTCAAGGTTGATTTTAAAACAACTGTAGAAATAGCTAAAAAGTCACTGACCACAATAATATCATTTCTGCAACTCATATTAGAGGCTACAATAGTATGGATAACACTGGCTATAACAAACGATGCGATTACAGTAGCTTACTTTGAGTCTGCAATAATAATATCCAACATAGTCACGTGGACATACTCGCTCTATGACGGGTTAATTGCAAAATTGAGTGAAACTAAAAGCGCTGAGGTTGTGGAGAATTTCGTTAAACTTTATTTTGTAGTATCAGCCTTTTTTCTATCCCTAGTTATAATAGAGGGTAGAGGGCTTCTATACCACCTTAGACCAGAGTATATGCAAGCCTTTATAACTTTCATAATAATTTCGATCTCCTCTTTCCTAAGAGGACTCAACACATTATTTTATCAGGCGGTTGTAATGATCGATAGGGCTTTAGGTAGCGAAGAGCGATTTGACATTAAAAAAAGTTACACTGCAAAGTTAAATGCTTCAAATACTATCTTCGCTATTATAGGAGTAGGTATTTCAGTAATCTTAGTCTATATTTACAAAGGATCCTCCCCTGCCCTATTATCTTCACTGATGACAATAGGAGTTACAGTAAATTCAGTTTGGATGACAATTTCCTCAGCTAGGATTTGTAAATCCCTTTATTCAATGAAAATTCCGGTAAAAGATATTGTAACTTCAACCTTCATAAGTATATTTACTACATTAGTAGGGATCATGTTCTTCTCTAGTAATTTTAGTTACCTTTACATGTTGGTATCTGCTCTGATCGGAAGCAGCATTTTCATAAGCCTCAGTTATGTATCAAGTCCCTTTGCAAGATATATTATTAAAAGAGGGTTAGTGGAGATAAGAAAAATTCTTATGCAATAACATGAAGAGAAATTTATGATTGGTTTTGAAATTAGGATGAAAAGACTTTTTGAGAGAGGCAAAGCCTTCGTAGTAGCTCTAGACCACGGTCTAGTAATGGGACCATTAAAAGGTATTGAGAGGGTAGCAGAAGTGGTTAGAAAAATATCGTTTAATGGACCAGACGCACTTCAAATGACGCCTGGTATGTTAAAGATCGTGAAGGAGAACTTCTTCTCCAGAGGATCTCCCATGTTAATAGCAAGATTAGATACGGCAAATGTATGGAGGTCTGATTATAAGAGATTCGAAAGTGGATATTATTCACAAATATATTCTGTTAAGGATGCTATTGAGGCTGGAGCTGACGCCGTAGTTACGTATTTCGTGGTAGGATATGGAGATGATCGTGTAGAGGGATATAACATCGAGAGTTTTGGCTAAAGCGAGAAGAGAAGCAAATGACTATGGAATACCGTTTATAATCGAGCCATTATTTGTCTCTCCTGATAATCCAGATTCTGTTAAAGATCCCAAGTTAGTTAAATACGTAACTAGATTAGCCTCAGAGATAGGTGCGGACATCCTCAAAGTAGATTATACAGGGGACAAAAACTCATTTAGGGAAGTAGTAGATTTGGCTTTTGCACCAATCTTAATAAGGGGAGGTCCTAAAACAAAAAATGATACTGAATTCCTACAAATGCTAAAAGACGCTATTCAGGCGGGTGCCTCAGGAATTACGGTCGGGAGAAACTTATGGCAGTCCAAAGAGCCGGATAAAATGGCAAGAGCGATTTCTGGATTAGTTCATGAGGGAAAGGATATTGGGGAAATATTAAAAATACTGGGTTGAAGTTTAAACTTGTGTTTAAACAACTAATAATTAAATATTTTGGGATAATATCTGTTGTAATCCTTGCAACAATAATCTCTATTTACACCTTTTACACTGTTTCAACATTTGCGGGTATAAAGGATTACGTTGGAGACGAAGTGTGGTACCCTTCAGCTGCATATAATATATTAAAGCTTGTATTTCACGTCCAAGTACCTATGAATTTTCCATATCCAAATGAAGCTAATATACAATACTACGTAAATCCGGAGCATCCTCCACTACCTAAGTATATCATGGCACTCTTCATATACGCTTTAGGC is from Sulfolobus acidocaldarius DSM 639 and encodes:
- a CDS encoding zinc-dependent dehydrogenase — encoded protein: MDKPSIKEKGDIIIKMKACGLCGTDIEKLRGQYTASQPIIGHEPSGIIEESSVDSLKPGQRVFAHHHVPCYECYYCTHGSATMCPHYRRTNIEPGGFAEYFRVPAWNVKRGGVLVLPDHVSFEEGAFIEPLATVVRAQRRVKLNRGDNVLVVGAGPMGLLHVMLSKVNGASKTIVTDIADFRVEYAYKVGADYSFNSKKIDTINEVKKLTDGRGVDIAIIASGAPSAILSGLLSVRKGGQVLLFGVPFKGTVLNYDISDLLNNEISIISSNAAIEEDTVDALKIISERKIDVSKLVTHKFTIDQFNEAVRVAEEGQAIKVIIQD
- a CDS encoding cobyric acid synthase, producing the protein MAVIIASTMSDSGKSTIVTGLSKLFHVKPFKAQNMSLNSYATLDYGEIAFIQAYQSIGAGFSPERYMNPLLLKPSGNGLLEVIFFGESKGLFRPQDYYSTLNYFWTEIEKNFSNEFIVESAGGIEPNFLDKDLALKVSANFNVPIILVLDIDRGGAFTSALGSYLSLPVSLREKLRGFIINKFRGDEKFLEPGIKWVEERTNMKYLGSLPYFEEPLIMPEDSMNLNEVGNGEMEVSIIAYPQMSNFNEFYALNNSNAHLKFVKKPTQITDSDLVILPGSKNTIKSLEWLKSRGFTDFLKRKPVLGICGGFQIMGSKMIDNSGGLELGDVNQVDGLGLFGINTVYEKEKVVSLSSAQLGIEGYEIRRGRIEYINEEPLTYITRRGKMTVYVPDGVLKGDKLGLSIHGSMFSPGGKKVLSEVFGLKIYAEDLETEIKKQVDNLSRVLKQHVDVDKIYELYI
- a CDS encoding cobalamin biosynthesis protein, coding for MLPLLYLSILFDLTLGEPPVIIHPVVWVGKISSRLIKPFSNRFYGIFFWIVSVVPILFILCIPLYFPWYVELPLLVIFLKTTFSIKLLYSLVKKSTPVTTYSRSYSQQLVRRNVYELSEGHVRSAVIESLFESTVDGIISPIFWFLVLGYPGALLQRLANTMDSMVGYKTPEYREQGWFSAKLDTILNYIPARITALLMLLSAYLLGLRPKSTLRILKESKIESPNAKYPISFASSILNVRLEKIGFYNVGLNGWNLPEDNHVKIALNLFKVTLILFLAIFSILYYYLYGLSLFSYPYGFIELVNSKFMGY
- the cobS gene encoding adenosylcobinamide-GDP ribazoletransferase; the protein is MGRILKAILGQLSFFTIIPSPSASLEEIAEFSFISPLMVGIITGIIDWFVVLLGIRLIGSLGALLLIPTVEIIRGFHHLDGLLDMGDALMVGKERRPQVLHDLQTGSGAIGLFLVYFSIFLIATLNLNVSNLWFFLPSEVLARASAISLLGLMKPIPGSYLGKVFHDKMRDKLFSIKFLLVQVFAILFSSPVLILAYVILLLVFYLMAKLVFDGMSGDIVGAIITLSFPIYLLVAEKTCYHYFIFQYSLTLP
- a CDS encoding ATP-binding protein, which gives rise to MEFDPKNFIDEVKPQLEKILDGKAIAAVSGGVDSTTAATLTYKLMGDKVIPIIIDTGFLREGEVEKVKNMVKNVLPLQVVDAKEKFLRALEGLSDAEEKRKTFRKIFYDILSELVRKYNAKYLIQGTIAADWVETQGGIKTQHNVLVQLGIDTEREWGFKVVEPLADLYKNEVRKLGEYLGLPKEIYNRQPFPGPGLLVRTVGKLTIEKLELVRKATTVVEKYLDGMGISQYFAFIFEAQSEKHDELSKRVGSNVFTYKKIKATGVKGDVRAYGRVAKIETNEEDYEKLRELMEMVTSSDVTHVVIPVARREDGEYTVGIRAVSTEDFMTAEITKLDRGILSKIGNEILNISKKIHEVVYDITTKPPATIELE
- the htpX gene encoding zinc metalloprotease HtpX: MAVSLLKFRLGMVLSAISVIILGFLVAYGLLGYLFGFAYTSIIVTGALAFVTFFTIIQWLLGPLMIKAAYRLIEVKADDPTYGWVYNLVQEVATYNNMSMPKVYVAPVNFPNAFAFSSPLFGKNMAITTPLINILNKDEIKAVIGHEIGHLRHRDTEILLAVSLIPTLMYWLGYSLWWGGLLGGGGGGRNSNSGLLFLIGIVLIAVSFVFNIFVLFLNRMREAYADVNSALTIPNGASNLQTALAKIVIYTDPGIVDRVKQKSGGVAKMLLFSGTDVSNEEIPSYKAQELVNYWRTQKVGILSDLFSDHPHPAKRIKLLDKFTQAQWSPVA